Proteins from a genomic interval of Molothrus ater isolate BHLD 08-10-18 breed brown headed cowbird chromosome 10, BPBGC_Mater_1.1, whole genome shotgun sequence:
- the GAL3ST2 gene encoding galactose-3-O-sulfotransferase 2 → MKSPGCTPRHARCLIIFSFCLGLSCLSGFFHMKSKSYRISKSREELLIPPTPCHAKTNVMFLKTHKTASSTVLNIMFRFAERYNLTVALPADKLLHLGYPSTFVAHFVEGFETIGQNYNIMCNHLRFNPSEVKKVMAANTFYFSILRNPIPLLESSYIYYKDYVPAFRNSKNVNEFLQSPTRYYQPADYRSNIYARNIMWFDFGYNNNAKDDTNYTQAVLEEIEHNFHLILIADYFDESMILLKHTLCWDLDDVIYFKLNSRSQDTVQTLTPESEEQIKAWCSLDWKLYLHFNQSFWRRIEETIGLGVLAKEVDHLRTRQKELMETCLSEQEAVRKDHIRNKALLPFQSGAANILGYNLKQDLDNTTLRTCQKMVIPELQYTSYLYAVQHPHKKRKNVGLPLLWTSLQEKMQLPGSD, encoded by the exons atgaAAAGCCCTGGGTGCACTCCAAG gcatgCCAGGTGTCTCATCATTTTCAGCTTCTGCCTGGGACTTTCCTGCCTCTCGGGATTCTTCCATATGAAGAGTAAGAGTTACAG AATCTCAAAGAGCCGCGAGGAGCTGCTGATCCCTCCCACGCCGTGCCATGCCAAGACAAACGTCATGTTCCTCAAAACCCACAagactgccagcagcactgtgctcaACATCATGTTCAGGTTTGCAGAGAGGTACAACCTCACTGTCGCCCTCCCTGCTGACAAGCTCCTCCACCTGGGCTACCCAAGCACTTTCGTGGCCCACTTTGTGGAGGGCTTTGAAACCATAGGCCAAAATTACAACATCATGTGCAATCACCTGCGGTTTAACCCCTCGGAG GTAAAAAAGGTGATGGCAGCCAACACCTTCTACTTCTCCATCCTGAGGAACCCCATTCCTCTGCTGGAGTCTTCCTACATCTACTACAAGGACTATGTGCCTGCCTTCAGGAACTCCAAGAACGTGAACGAGTTCCTGCAGTCACCCACAAGGTATTACCAGCCAGCAGATTACAGGAGCAACATCTACGCCAGGAATATCATGTGGTTTGACTTTGGCTACAACAACAACGCCAAGGATGACACCAACTACACCCAGGCTGTCCTGGAGGAGATCGAGCACAACTTCCACCTCATCTTGATAGCAGACTACTTTGATGAGTCCATGATCCTCCTGAAGCACACCTTGTGCTGGGATCTGGATGATGTGATTTACTTCAAGCTCAATTCCAGAAGCCAGGACACCGTCCAGACGTTGACTCCGGAAAGTGAGGAGCAGATAAAAGCCTGGTGCTCACTGGACTGGAAGCTCTACCTGCACTTCAACCAGAGCTTCTGGAGGAGAATTGAGGAGACCAtagggctgggggtgctggcaaAGGAGGTGGATCACCTGCGGACCAGACAGAAGGAGCTCATGGAGACTTGTCTGTCAGAGCAGGAGGCAGTAAGGAAGGATCACATCAGGAATAAAgctctcctgcctttccagtCAGGGGCTGCAAATATCCTGGGCTACAACCTCAAACAAGACTTGGACAACACAACTCTGAGAACCTGCCAGAAAATGGTCATACCAGAGCTCCAGTACACCTCCTACCTTTATGCTGTCCAGCACCCAcacaagaagaggaaaaatgtggGATTGCCATTGCTGTGGACCAGTCTCCAGGAGAAGATGCAGCTCCCAGGGTCCGACTAG